One genomic window of Ziziphus jujuba cultivar Dongzao chromosome 4, ASM3175591v1 includes the following:
- the LOC125421999 gene encoding disease resistance protein At4g27190-like: MGVDKNFEVELLSDSEAWNCFAKIVGDNLLSDENSDEFKHLATQIVKECARLPLAIITVAHALKNKGIHFWKDALRRLQRSSMDENVYASVKLSYDFLENGEARWILLFCSLYEEDAEISFDDLLNLCIGWDLFKDVYALEESRNRLQTLLGELKSRCLLLKGNYGDDSVKMHDVIRDVGILIAASEDFKMYNIRNNGELKKYLDDNNKLKDCIAISLGANYEDEYCLPSRLNSPKLLLLRMKIEGSSLPDNFFEETKKLRVLYLSSLRLEPSPSSFSCLENLQALHLVEVEIGDTHLIGKLKKLKVLDLSGSYMEQLPEQIGQLTCLLKLDLRGCSIGVVPPNVISRLVNLEELNMLRSFNYWKAEGEVDDENTSSNASLSEVKNLTKLTALYLEIPHVTMLPKHLFNAKLERYCICLGGGRMGISSRGLKLNLELFDVSSSLLKERGFQMLLKRSENLQINKFNGLKNIVCELDKEGGLSHLKALEVDDNDEIQYIIDYSSMEPNHISDHSVLPSLETFDFNRVTNLEEICHGELRGAKSLAKLRQIKVLSCYRLKNLLPFFVAKRLEKIDVCFCRGMEKIVTFERVQAL, encoded by the coding sequence ATGGGTGTGGATAAGAATTTCGAAGTTGAACTTCTATCAGATAGTGAAGCATGGAATTGCTTTGCGAAGATAGTGGGGGATAACCTGTTATCTGATGAAAACTCTGATGAGTTCAAACATTTGGCAACACAAATCGTTAAAGAATGTGCACGCTTACCACTTGCGATCATAACAGTTGCCCATGCTTTGAAAAACAAAGGAATACACTTTTGGAAGGATGCGTTGAGACGACTTCAGAGGTCCTCCATGGATGAAAATGTGTATGCAAGTGTCAAACTGAGttatgattttttagaaaatggaGAGGCAAGGTGGATATTGTTGTTCTGTAGTCTATACGAAGAAGATGCAGAAATATCATTCGATGACTTGCTGAATTTGTGTATTGGATGGGATTTGTTCAAAGATGTCTACGCTCTTGAGGAATCCAGAAACAGGTTGCAGACATTGCTGGGTGAACTAAAATCTCGGTGCTTGTTGTTGAAAGGTAATTACGGGGATGATTCAGTGAAGATGCATGATGTCATTCGCGATGTTGGAATATTGATTGCTGCATCAGAAGATTTCAAAATGTATAATATCAGAAATAATGGTGAGCTAAAAAAGTATCTAGACGACAACAACAAACTCAAAGACTGCATTGCAATTTCACTTGGTGCCAATTATGAGGATGAATATTGTCTGCCGTCGAGATTGAATAGTCCAAAGCTCCTCTTGCTTAGGATGAAGATAGAAGGTTCTTCGCTTCCAGACAActtttttgaagaaacaaaaaagctGAGAGTCTTGTATCTATCATCTCTACGACTGGAACCATCGCCTTCATCCTTTTCTTGCCTTGAGAATCTTCAAGCATTGCATTTGGTTGAAGTTGAAATAGGAGACACACACTTGATTGGAAagctaaagaaattaaaagttcTTGACCTTAGTGGATCCTATATGGAGCAACTGCCAGAGCAAATAGGACAACTGACTTGTTTACTCAAGTTGGATTTGAGAGGTTGCAGTATTGGAGTGGTTCCACCGAATGTGATATCAAGATTGGTGAATTTAGAAGAGTTGAATATGCTGCGCAGCTTTAATTATTGGAAGGCTGAAGGAGAAGTCGATGATGAAAATACGAGTAGTAATGCCAGCCTTAGTGAGGTAAAGaatttgactaagttgactgcTTTATATTTAGAGATACCACATGTCACCATGCTGCCTAAACACTTGTTTAATGCAAAATTGGAGAGATACTGCATATGTTTAGGAGGTGGCCGTATGGGCATTAGTTCAAGGGGACTGAAACTCAACTTGGAATTATTCGATGTTTCAAGCAGTCTATTAAAGGAGCGTGGTTTTCAAATGCTTTTGAAAAGGTCagaaaatttgcaaataaataaatttaacggTTTGAAAAACATTGTTTGCGAATTAGATAAGGAGGGTGGTCTTTCACATTTGAAAGCTCTTGAAGTCGATGATAATGATGAAATCCAATACATCATTGACTACTCATCAATGGAGCCCAATCATATTTCTGATCATAGTGTCTTACCAAGTTTAGAGACATTTGATTTTAATAGGGTGACAAACTTGGAAGAGATATGCCACGGGGAACTCAGAGGCGCAAAGTCACTTGCAAAATTAAGACAAATCAAGGTGCTTTCATGTTATAGATTGAAGAATTTGTTACCATTCTTCGTTGCCAAAAGGCTTGAGAAAATTGATGTTTGCTTCTGCCGCGGGATGGAAAAAATAGTTACATTTGAAAGAGTACAGGCGTTATAA